From the genome of Solanum pennellii chromosome 6, SPENNV200:
aatttgaaaaaactcttttctttttctttttcctttttttttttttttgggagctTGCAGCATCAGAAGTTTGAACTATGGACCATCCCGCTCTCACTCCCCACCCACCCCACTCCACCCACCCTACCCCTTTCCACATCTACAGTGTTATATATGTATCACCACTCTACGCTCTTCACTCTctcaccccccacccccacccaccCCTCTGGAACCACACAGACGAGCTACATTGATTGTATGACCGATCGGAGAAGGTAGAAACCCTAGCTCTGCAATCGAGGCACCGCCGTAGAACGGTGTTGCAGGCAGCTCATGAGCTGTTAATAATGCTTAGTAAGCTCAGCTTAGACCTATACATACATGTTTGATATGTACTTGTTTATGTGTACATATCGATATGGATATTGTATTTGTAGATTAGCTGCAATGTATCATAGCCTTGTAGGTGAATAAgggatttattttgaaattttgaaaaattttagcTCTATTTTGAGTAATCCTTGAGGATTTGCTTATGGATCTGTGAGCTTAgagtttttcttccatttttccttaatttctgGAGTCCTGATTTGCTTAAtttctattgttgttgttgctggttgtatttttttgagttttttttttatggttcaTTGTTGTTGGATTTTGAGGTTCTTTGATTTTCAGTTTCTGGTTACttatgaaaaaattgatttggattatttattttcaatttctatttttgttcttagttgttgtttttacttttttttaaaaaatttttataGTGCATTTTGGTTGAATTTTGAGGTCTGAAAgctttttctaaattatttttttctagtttctttTGAGAAAAGAAATTATTTGGTTTTGTTAATTGCCATTTTCAGTTTCTTATACTTAGTTGTGATTAagcaaattaaattttgatgtgTTTTGGTTGATTCTTTGAGTTTTAAAgctatttagttttatttttccagattggttttgaaaaaaataatttgaatttatacttTTGCTTTTCTTGTGGATTTACAACTTAGGAGGACATTGATTTTACAATGGACTTGAATTTCCAATTGAAGAACAATTGATGGATCTGTCATGCTATTCTTAGAAATTTTAgtgtagttttttatttttaaggtttAGTTTTTGCGGATTTGTAGAAGATCTTCAGCTAGATCAAACTGAGAGATTTTAAAGAATTCCTACAATTTTTCAGTAGTTAAATTGCATAACCAAGATGACTGAtatcttttgatttatttgtttatggATTAAAGTTCTTTAAATCGTCTATCATATACTGTATCTACCTTTGAATATATTGGTGCTAAACTTTGAGATTGAATTGTATACATGACTTAATTTGCAGCAACAATGTATGAGTAGGTGCTTTCTTTTTTGCATTTGTAGAACTCTCCATGCAAATGGAATGTGCTATCTTTCCCTTTTAGACCTTAAAGCTTAAGTTATTCAATGAATGTTTGATGCAGGCTCGTCCCTGATTCAAGAGTACAGTGACAGTTGCTCCTTATTTATATAAAGCTCTAGAATTGTGGTGGAAGACAATGCAGGTGAATATCACTATTCAAAATATAGACTTATGTCCTACATATGATGTCATTTTTTTGGGATGATACAAGCCAGTTAAGAACACACTACAAACTCACAGCAAAATATGGGAACACAAAAATCATATGGTCTTGGCAGTTTCTTGTGGGATAGAGCCTTAGATAAGATCTCATCAAATGTTAGATGTGAACATAAATATATCTTTGTTATCAAATTTGTAACACTTTTTTGTCATTGCTTCTCTCCACACAATCTCTTTCTGCTTTGAATTAGAATATATGATTGTATCTATTGTTGTTTATTGACCCTTGGTTGATCAAATGAGACAAACAGTCTCTTGTGCCTGCTGCATTTGAAGATACATATTTGTGTTTCAGCTCATTCACAGGCTTGAaactctttatttttagtctaCTTCAGTAGATTGCTAGTGGATGCTGGTGGTTCTCTGATATTTAAGACCCTCTTTCATGGAAGAGTTTGAAATGTATAAAGATAATCTCTGTAAATAAAAGTGTGTCCTTGTCTGCTAGGTAGTCATGGGAAAATctacaaaagaaataaacaaagtCAGCACAATGAGAAAATATAAGGACCACAGCtgaggaaaagaagaaaactaAGTGTGATCGACTTTTTCAATTGtagtttattacattattttgttCTTTGGTACGATTGACTTTCATAATATATGTTAACATAAACTCCTAATCTTCCAACTTGTTCTTTACTTCTTCTCTTTGCTATTTCAGTTTATTCATAAGTGAATGTtataattgaaatattattatgaCTTAAAGATTGCATCAATAGTGTGGGTTATGCTAACTTCTGTTTGTAGAAGTTACTTTCTGCTTAGACATTAGTAGCTCAAACTGGCATAACTTGCGTGTATTTAACTGACTAAGAAGGCTCCAAGTTCAAGTCACTATACCAGTTAATAATAGTTGCTTGATTTGTGATCTTCCTAAATCTCATTAGTTCACATGATTGCATGTCAGAGTCCAATCAGGCACTAGTTATCTTCTTACACTGGTGTACCTGGAAACATATTTGCCGAAACTTCAACGTTCTAAACTTTCTGGGGAATAATGTCATTAAGGCCCTAAAGCTTTGTCCATgtaatttgtgtttttttttgttttttttttttataattttgttttcttgtattGCATATACATCCTTTACTTTTTATCTTCATCAGGCCCTTTACTAGAACATTTTTTGGATGTGTGTTGTGCTTAAAGCCCAAGACCTTTGAATCTTCCTCTGCCTTTGACAACACTGCTGAAGAATGATGTTTGTGCTGTTTCATCAAGTTCTTGGATCCTGCATATTGAGACTTATTTTAAAGTTCCCTACTCTTTGGTCCATGTTGAGCATCTGTTTTTGCGgagtccttttttttttaacttttttttgggGGTCATTCTTACCTTTGACTATGAAAAGTTAAAGATGATGCAATGTTGTCTCTGCAGTTGTAGCTCTGACAATTGGCATGTCACCACCTGGATCAATGAGGAATGCAACTATGGCAACTGGATCTTCTAATCTTAAAGGGCCTACTATGCGAATCACAAGAGCACGGGCAAAAACCTTGGGTTCATCAGGAGGACTACCACCTCTACACCCATCTGTCAGACAGGATAAGAAACAGGGACTTGTAACTCAAGGAACAAAATCCAAAAGACCAGCCCCAGATGAGAACAAACCAGCTAATTCTTCCAGTACTGCTTCTCAACAGCCTAAGCGAAGGGCTGTTCTCAGGGATGTCACTAATGTGCTTTGTGAAAATCCGTACATGAATtgcatcaatggaagcaaattTCAGGTGAGCTTCAATAGATGTGTTATATCATATTTGCTCTTTGGAAATGAAATCATTCTGCTAAACATAATTATTGGTTATTGAACTAATGTCTTTGTTTCAAAAGATGGAGATTCAGTGctaaatcttttttctttgtttcaaaAACTTATCAACTTCTGGCCAATGATGTCAACTTGTCCTATGGTGATAGGTTAAGAAATTCTCTGATAAGAGGAATTCAAAGGTGACACCTGCTCTTTTGGTGAAAAATCCTGAGCTTGAAGATAGAAAAGAGAGTGTGATTGAAGAAGCAAAAATGGTAAAGGTCGAGGAATCACAAGAACACTGTTCACAAGCACACTTCAAGGACCACCCATTTACTCAGCCAAGTGAATATATCACCGCCGCTCAGAGTGGTTTAGCTGATCTTATGCCTGTGAATAGGAGTTCATGTAATGACATTACCCTCCAGACTACAACACCAAAAGGTATGCTATTGTGTGCTATTATGCAAGATTTGAAAGCCTTGGAATTTGTTGACTTCATTCCCTCTCTTTAGACATAGTTTGAAGTGCAACTACCATGACTGAGCTATGTCTGCtccttcaaatttcaaaaaatctgTGGTAATTGCTGCCTGCTTATCGGGAGAGACCAGCAACTAAGATACTTGATAATCATAACTTTCCtgaaaacttaatatttcttaAAAGTGCTGTGCACGATGAAACTGTGAactagtttttatttatattcaacGCCTTTGAATTTgatccttttatgaaatgctctATTCAAACCACGTATAATTCTTTGTGAGCGCGACAAGCATGTGTGTCCTCTACTGGCATATAGTTCTAGTTAAAATTTCAAAGTGCAAAGCTACTTATGGCCCTTTGTCCAACTCAGATATATCATTATTACAATAGGCATCCATTTGAATTCGATGTTATAATTCCAAGCACAACCTCTAGAATAgcaatttataacttttttgcGGTTATTAAAGTTCTCTACTGTATATGCAGCAAGAAGAAAGtttataaagacttcattcaCTGCATTTTGCTCATTTTTTGTTTTGCATTCTAGTAAGTCTTAATTCAGTAAACTGTTTGAAGAAAAGCAGtgtaaaatttctatttttcataaaaCCTCAAAAGAGAGCTCTTGCTCACTGCAATGTGAAGTAACTGACTTGTAGAACCATCAGAAGAAATGGTAACCCTCGAATAACTGGAAGTATAGAGACAATGTAATATATGCAACAGAAAGAGCGAAGAAACCAATTGAGTGCATAGTTCCTCATGGGTGATATGTCTTTGTGGTTCTACGGAAATGGTTATTTTATGTCTCCAATACAAAGGGCGTTTTTGTGTTCATTTTGCAAATGGATGGACTGCAAAACCTtttcccaaaaaggtaaaaagcCAAAACTGTTTGTAGGAGGAAAACTTATTAATCTGTTTGATCTTCTGGCATTGCCTGCAAAATTTAATCATCATCTTAACATTGCATGAAAGCATTATTAGTCTTGAAAGGAAATCTTCCTATTGTTATGTTCTTTTCTAGAAGGTGCTTATTTGTTTCTGTTCCATCATGCAGATGAAAGCAAGGTTTGCTTGAAACAGGAAGGCTCCAATTCCCTTAGTATTGCAGATATAGATTCAAAACACAAGGATCCACTAATGTGTAGTCTGTATGCTCCTGATATATATAACAATTTGCAAGCCATGGAGGTTAGTATGACTAGTGCATTCCTATTACTACTTGAAAAATTACTGATGCACTGTTGAATTGTTGATAAGTCTAGTGATAGCACTAGGCATCTGTAACCATCTAAACAATATCAAGTTTAATGTTGCCTTTAGTtgttaattaaacaaatattatcATGGATAATTGCAATGAAATAGTTTAAATACTTCTGAACAAGTTTAAGAGTGCCCTTCCTTTTCTTTGTTAACATAAGACTTTATGTTTCTCAATTACTAAATGACAAATTCATCTCACCAACAGCTTGACCGGCGGCCTTCCTTTAATTATATGGAAAAGCTTCAGCGGGACATTAACAAGGGTATGCGAAGTATTCTTATTGATTGGCTTGTGGAGGTCAGTTTGCTTTTACTTGGATGTTTTAACGCTGCTTAATAATATGAGATATTATCTTAAAGAGTATGTTGTGGTTCTTTATAAACAAAATCTTCACATATGGACCTAAGTTGTGATAGTAGAAAACCTTTTTGTTGATTACCTTTTCTATGATCATTGGATGAACTGTTCCTTTTTTTGAAGGCATCACCAACTGAAATTTTTTGCTTCATATTCAAGCATTATTgtcttgtttaatttttatggtTACCCTCCCTGGAAGATCACATATGTTTTTTCCCTTAAAGCATTTCATCAAATGTTAGTTCTGATaggaaatttcatatttattctaCAGTCATGATTTCTGTCTAAATGACCAAGTGACCCTTTAGCCTATACATCTCTCCTTTTTCATTTTGGAATATCATAAGCAGATATTATGATACATTCATGATTTATATTTctctattaagaaaataagtcTGTTAACTATGATGAGAGGTGCAATACTTTAACGGTGTTATTCTCTTTAAAGTGCTCTCTTACCAAGCTATTGCTAATATACCAATTATTATTCAGTATTTTATCCTGGGTAAAATAATTCTTAAGTTCCCTCATAAGTTATGCATGTATTATCTATGCAAGATATGAAAATGGAAATGAAACATTCATCAGTAGTCGGGGACTTATTGcttgaattatttttgtttactgGAAATCAAAAGAGCCTTTACATTTCCGCCATTGATATGCATATTGATAATGGCACTGGCTTATGGAATTCAGACTTACTTTTGAAAAG
Proteins encoded in this window:
- the LOC107023924 gene encoding cyclin-A2-2-like, with amino-acid sequence MSPPGSMRNATMATGSSNLKGPTMRITRARAKTLGSSGGLPPLHPSVRQDKKQGLVTQGTKSKRPAPDENKPANSSSTASQQPKRRAVLRDVTNVLCENPYMNCINGSKFQVKKFSDKRNSKVTPALLVKNPELEDRKESVIEEAKMVKVEESQEHCSQAHFKDHPFTQPSEYITAAQSGLADLMPVNRSSCNDITLQTTTPKDESKVCLKQEGSNSLSIADIDSKHKDPLMCSLYAPDIYNNLQAMELDRRPSFNYMEKLQRDINKGMRSILIDWLVEVSEEYRLVPDTLYLTVHLIDRFLSEHYIEKQKLQLLGVTCMLIASKYEEICAPRVEEFCFITDNTYSKEEVVRMESLVLNFLGFQLAAPTTKKFLRRFVQASQASYEVPSVELEFMANYLAELTLAEYSFLKFLPSVTAASAVFLARWTLDQSNHPWNSTLEHYTTYKASDLKTTVLLLQDLQMNTSGSTLNAIREKYKQPKFKSVATLSSPKPVQSLF